The proteins below are encoded in one region of Streptomyces sp. NBC_00490:
- a CDS encoding TetR/AcrR family transcriptional regulator has protein sequence MDAREKILEAAAELLATAPAAEVSTRAVCEAAGVGAPMLYRLFGDKAGLLAAVVDRGFEQYLASKRAARPSEDPVADLKSGWDNHMRFALEHPHHYRLMYSPELTVPPAAVSEAHALLHAILERCAAAGRLTVPPVLATQIIMSANVGASLSMLTRSEQYPDPGFSARLRDAVIDSLTRPAGPAQGDGVPVAAATLAARLRAEPHASFTPAESGLLQQWLETLAGT, from the coding sequence CGGAACTGCTGGCGACGGCCCCGGCCGCCGAAGTCTCCACCCGTGCCGTGTGCGAGGCGGCCGGCGTGGGCGCGCCGATGCTCTACCGGCTGTTCGGCGACAAGGCCGGGCTGCTCGCCGCCGTGGTGGACCGGGGATTCGAGCAGTACCTCGCCTCCAAGCGCGCGGCCCGGCCCAGCGAGGACCCCGTCGCGGACCTGAAGAGCGGCTGGGACAACCACATGCGGTTCGCGCTGGAGCATCCCCACCACTACCGCCTGATGTACTCGCCCGAGCTGACGGTCCCGCCCGCCGCCGTGAGCGAGGCGCACGCCCTGCTGCACGCGATCCTCGAACGCTGCGCGGCGGCCGGCCGGCTCACCGTCCCGCCCGTCCTCGCCACGCAGATCATCATGTCCGCCAACGTGGGCGCGTCCCTGTCGATGCTCACCAGGTCGGAGCAGTATCCGGATCCGGGATTCTCGGCCCGCCTGCGGGACGCGGTGATCGACTCCCTGACGCGCCCGGCCGGACCCGCGCAGGGGGACGGAGTACCGGTCGCGGCCGCCACCCTCGCGGCCCGGCTGCGCGCGGAGCCGCACGCCTCCTTCACTCCGGCCGAGTCCGGCCTGTTGCAGCAGTGGCTGGAGACCCTCGCCGG